The Salarias fasciatus chromosome 11, fSalaFa1.1, whole genome shotgun sequence genomic interval GGTACAGTCAGATGTCAGGGATTGCCCCGCCGCAGCGAGGGAGGAGGGCAGGGGGATAATTCTTTCGGCCATCGCAGGATTGAAGATGATGGTAATTGGCTAAGGTCTGGATCGGGTGGGCCGGGGCGGGGCTTCTGTAATCCGATAGATGGACTCAGTGTGTGTTATTATGCAAAAAACAAGTGATAAAATGATAACACTGAAATGTACATGAAGTTCCTCTGGCTGTGATTGCTGTGGTTCATTCTTGTTTAAATTTTTGCTTCTGACGTCCTCATTATGCTTCACCTCGACACTGCATTGAACTGAGGGAATCGGGATGATATTAAAATTAAAGCTGGAGCAAAGCAACAAAAGTGTCATGAAGTGAAGTTGATTTGCTTATAATTGTGCCCCCCCCAACTGATATTAATCAAGATGCAAATATGTAAATATAATGAGATGTGCTCCAGGATTGAGGCGGATAGCTTCCTTTAATAAAAACGAAGGTCGGATGATtagcgtttgtgtgtgtgctaatCAGCGTGTGAGTCAGAGAGCCTTTAAACCCTtttcagaagaaagaaaatgaaaatgattagCCTTTTactcattaaaaatgtgaaccCAAATCTTTCTAGTCGAACAAGCCACTTGAGGGAAGAGCCGTTGAAACTGCGGCTCACAAAGTGGCAGGATGCCGAGGGAAGGCCTGCGGTGACACCGATGTGGGGGGCgtaggtggagctggaggaagggGGCAAGTGGGCGAGGGCTTTAAACCGCCGAGACAGATGGCAGACTGGAATTACAGGTCAGTGGTCATGTAAACCCATTGAAAGGCCACCACTGAAATAGCCAACGTGCTGCTGGAAAACTTTaagctacagctttgaaaacacCCCCACGACCACGTTCACAGAGTTTCCAGGAACACATCTGATCATCTGCAGACAAAATTTGGAGCAgttacatgatttttttttaggaattcGTTTACACCTCATTGATTTAAAGAATTTATGATCTGAATAAAATGCTCCACAGCTTGATTAATGGAGCATTATCGGGCTGTTAAGACTGACTTCCTGAGTTCAACACTACATGCAGAACTTTtaaaattttagttttttacTGATGTACGAAAGAAATTTCTCTGTCATCGTTGCATGTTACACCTTTCCAAACCCGGTCTAGAAAATAAGGATCCGGGGGTTCACTTTGGTCAAAAGCTCATCCACCTTAAATCCCGCATTAACAGAATTAACTCAGTCATCTCCTGGAGGAGTCTgtcaccccctcccctccttatCCCTCTCGGTCTCTCGGTCCAGACAGACACTCGATTCTCCAGCCATCATCCgttcacaccacacacaggtAAGCTTTCCCATCGTTTCCGACCACATTGGCAATGCCAAGCTGATTTAATTTCAACCTGGTTTTAAGTGTATCATGTCTTGTTGTCTCCACAGTCGCTCTGAGGCTTCGGTTTGGCAAAGAGGATTCATTTGGCCAAGAAAAAGCAAGCATCTGAAGAACTCAGGTGGCAAACCTTTGCCAAGGAGTTTGGCAGATTAGTAAGACACTGAAAGTCACAACAATGGGAAATACCAGTAGCGCGATATcgaaggagatcctggaggaCCTGAAGCTCAGCACCAAGTTTACCGAGACCGAAATCAGCCAGTGGTACGAGAACTTCCAGAAGCAGTGTCCGACGGGGCGGATCACGCCGGAGGAGTTCGAGCAGATCTACACACGCTTCTTCCCCGACAGCGACGCCACCAGCTACGCACGGCATGTGTTCCGCTCCTTCGACACCAACGACGACGGCACGTTGGACTTCAAGGAGTACATCATTGCGCTGCACATGACCTCCACCGGGAAGACCACCCGGAAGCTGGAGTGGGCCTTCTCGCTGTTCGACGTGGACAAGAACGGATACATCAGCAAGGCAGAGGTGACGGAGATCTGCCAGGTGAGGAGGATtcctgtggatgtgtgtgtgtgtgtgtgtgtgtgtgtgtgtgtgtgagtgtgtgaagcaaCAGCGATAAAGGATGAGGCTTTATTTGTGTTTACACTGCTTACATAAAAGAAGCTGGTTTCGATCAATTAAGTGAATTTCCAaacatttttgtctttctgtggcATTTAATTTCCCAGCAGTATTTTCATACTTCTAAATAATTATcttgtaaatttttttttgccaggtCTATTTTAACTAATCCAACTGAAATAACAGCATGTTTCCAATAAGGCCAATTAAACCGAGTTGTCAACAGCTGGAAGTTGTCCATCCCTCTCATGGTATGCAGGACTCAGTCCTAATTACCAGCTGAATTAGCCAGTCTATTTGAGCCTAAAACGCCTGATAATCTCTGTGATCATAGATTTAGCTCTCGGCCAAAATAGGCCTCTCGACTCCTGAGCAAAGCTACTGCTAAGGCTCATGAGTATCGTCATCGTTGACATTATGCGGCCGTTTTGCACTGTGTACACCGCAACAAGTGCCGTtctttatttacgagtaaactGTCGAAACGCAGTCTGGAGGGTTTCCGGTTCCTTATATTTAACTTTACAACAAATGATGTAAAATTGCAAGAGGTTTAAACAGATCAGCTGAGAATCCAGCTGACATTGTAATGGGATTTAAATCCTGGCCAACTGGCCTGAATCCATAAGCGTCTCGTTTTAGACCACAACATAAAATAACTCAATTTAAAGGCCTCCTTTAAGTTAAACAACCTGCAAGACAGAATCATTGGGTCTTTATAACACTTCGTGTTAGGATGTGCTCCATGTATTGATACTACCTCCTTTTTCATCGAACTTTATTGATTAAGTATGACGTGGAGATGtgggtttaaaaaagaaaacagtttgggGAAGCAGATTCAGCTAACCAAACAGTTGAACCTCCGCAGTGAATCACACCGGCAGAGCAGACGGCTGAATCAAGATTGCTTCATTTGAGGATAATTGCCTGCTTTATATTGCTCGCCGttgttttttaatcactgaCAGCAACTTGAAAACATAATTACCGACAGGTTCACAGTCTGAACTGTGCAGCCCACAACCTCGGaggggaaagatggagggagagtcCGGGGAGAAGAGAGATGACATCTTGGCGTTTGGCATGTGGCCTGAGTCTTGGCACTAATCCATGTTAATCTAGGTGTCTTAAATGTGGGAGATGAGTGCTTCCTCTCTAAGTGGGACACACACTTAAAGGCCTGATGAACCTGAAGTGCACAGTCATTTAGTCGTTTACAATCCCATGGATTTTAAGTGGCAGATCAGCTGCCTCGGACAAACCCTGCGCTGGCTGCTCAGTTTGGACACAAGCAGTGAAGTTTGTGTGAATTTATATTTTGATGCTTCAGAACTGTTCTTTAGGGTGAACTTGGCGGGAGGCTCAGTTGGCACGTGAGGGCTGAAGAGTCAGTGCAATCACTAACGATCGTAATCAGGACAAAAGGAAAGTCTTTCTCTTCATGCGAGGCTTGATTTTGCAGCAGATGCTTGATTGTTACACAGATGTTCAAGAAGCCAATTAACTCCAGAGGTCAGCGAGAGTTCCCGTTCCACAAGCCAGCGTGTTCACATTTGCTCATGCCTTGACGTTGATGCAACATTATCACACTTCTCATCTCCGTTCTGCCTCTCAGGCCATTTTTAAGCTGATCCCCAAGGAGGACCAGTGCAAACTAGCAGAGGACGAGAACACACCCGAGAAGAGAGCCAACAAGCTGTGGTCTTACTTCGAAAAGAGAGACAACGGTAAGAAGGATCacacacgcgtgtgtgtgtgtgtgtgtatatgtcgTGTCCCTGCTGTGAACTGTGTGCAAGGGGGAGATAAAGTATAAGCTTTGACTACCTTTCTTCAGCAGATGTTTCGACATCCTCCGGGGAGGATTACattttacaatcagctgtttggCTTAACAATAACACAAGCAATAAATCCACCTGGGGGCACAGGGCACATCCCCCTCTTACGTTTCTTATGTCATGCAAGCTGTAATACGTATGAACCAGCTGTGACTGTTTAACCTGAGGAGACGCCgccgtctctcacacacactggagataAAACACTATTCGTCCAACTTTCCTACATGAAGTAGTGTCGTCGTCCACCTTTGTGTTTGCCTCGCACCCCTCGCTGGTCATCAtcgtttctccctctctttctgtcctgaCAGAGCGGCTGGCTGAAGGCGAGTTCATCAAGGGAGTGATTGAAAATGAGAATGCAATGCGTcttatccactatgaccctgtTAAGCAGTAGCCATGCCTGTTTATCCCATCTTCCTCTCCTTTATCAAACAAATTTCTCTCTTTCAAACACGTTTTtactcccctctcctcccctcagctcctccgctGTGTAAATACTCATCCATGCAGTGTCTTGGTTGGAAATTACTTTTTCAGTCAGTTATTCATGTATGTAATGTTGTGCTCCTCTTTGTGAATGAATTTATATCAGATAGAGGCCAGGTGAAGCTTAACTGTGGTGTAGTGTTTTAAGATGTGTGCAACGAAAAGGAAAATGTATGGAAACagttaaaagaaaagctaatCTGGTACGAAAAGTAACCTCGATAAAATTGCTCATCGGGAATTGACTGTGATTGATCTTATTATTGATAAATACTCTACCTAATTAATAGCTCCtcatagttgttttttttttttacagaatctGAATTGTCCTTACTGCGGTCGTAGCTCAGTAAAGTGTTGTACTCGTCCACTGTACAATAAAGGTTTTCTCATATGTCTGTGGTTTgaaaatccatttatttatctttCCCAGAAAACAATAAATTCTTCTTTGACCTAGAAACGATCTGTATATTATAAAGCTAGTGGTGGCTGACAAAAATGACGGGTTTTAAGTTTGCAGTTTTAATCCCAGACAGTAAATCCAGGATTAACTCAAATGTATAACCTACAgaaatttaagataaatttagGTGCATGATTCTGGCTTTTTAAATTGTTGCCATCCCGATATGTGAAATACAGTAAATCCCGGTGCTCAGGTCACCTCCGTAAGCCTCAGACTGAGAGTTCGGTCTTTTCAGGGTGCAGATTGTAATAAGCGTGCACACAGCCTGTGGCTATGCGTGCCTGCGTTTCTTTCCAACTTTCGTTTTGACCCCCGACAACCCGCTCCTTTCCGGCCCTCGGCATCTCTCCCCGCTCTAttcctccttctctccatcCAACTCGGGATTACTGGTTTACACATAATCTTCTGTTCAACATCGGAGAGCAGACTTTTCAAAATCTCTGTAATCTTTCTATCTCTATGGGTTTGTTTGTGCATCTCCACTGAGACCGTGTTTGTTGGAGCTTCTGCACATGCATTGCGTAAAAAATTCTGTCAAAAGattgtgtctgtctgcacagAGGGAGgactctttctgtctttcagatACGGAACAATTTGGTTTTTGGTGAATGTTtttcacatacatatatatatatatatatatatatatatatatatatatatatatatatatatatatatatatatcaggcAGCAAGTGAACACTTTTtctcaaaataaatgtgttagAAGCAGAAACATGGAGGAGCAAGGATTTTGATAGAAGCATAATTGTGATGGCcaaaggaaggagaggaagcgTGGAAAAGTGGTGAACCAGCAATGACGATGCTTGTGAGGATAGAGACTCTAAAAGGAGCTCAAACCAAACTGCTGCATGTTCTGATAGAAATGTCGGAATACACAGTGgattgcaatattttttttttttttttttgcctgtgggGCGTATGCTGATCAGGCTGGAGACAAACATTTCCTTTCCTACAGTGAGGCACTGAGAAATAgccagaaaacatgcaaaacttgCATGCGAGTGTAATCTGCACATACATCCATCATAGGCTTATAGCATTTTGATATGTGTTGATTTCATTGGTTTTCAGCCAGTTCAGTTTGTCCATAGTTCACAGGAAATCAAAACAGCCAGCGAGAGAAACCAGAGGCTGGTTTTCGTCCCGGCTCGgtcgtctttctttctgtagtttttcagcCCTTTCAGTTTAACTGTGTAAAGTGATCCCCTAGCAAGGCGAGTCAGCTCTGTCCATGGCCTCGTCCATCTCGTCCATCTCTCGCTCGCAGTCTTCACAGCCGTCTGGTCCACAGCCGCCAACCAAAACGAGGGTCGGCACGTCCCCGTTTCCCACCCCCACCACGCCGCCGTTGGGGGCCCAGGCCACGTCGATCATGCCGTCCGGGCACTGCAGCAAGCCGCTGACCGAGTAGAGGCCTCCCCCCGGGACCACCTCGTCGTAGGCCGGGGCGCGAGTGGCGGCTCGCGCCTCCTCCAGACGGAGTCTCTGCCTGCGACGGAGCTCGATGATGGTTTTGGTGTAGGAGTTGAGCGTGACCACGGCCGCTCCCATACAGCAGCTGAAGGACACCCAGGCAAGACTgggaacagagagacagagggaaacaCGTCTCTATAACATGTACAAATTCAGGAGACGTATTAGAGGAATACTGGCTGCGACGTCGCCACCTACGCAAATGACCAGCCGTAGTCCCAGGACTGGGGCCTCCAGTCTTTGGGGCCCACAATGACCGTCATCTGAAACACTGTGGTGTACATCATGTGCGCTACCATCCCAAGAAGGCCTGTCCAGGAGGAGAAACAAGCGAGTCTTTAAGGCGCTCGaataaaatttcaaaaaaaaaaaaagaaaagaaagaaagaggtaGTTGGAAAAAATGTTGGATTCACTTGGACTGACCAGAAAGCACAGTGCAGATCGCTGCATAGGCATTGATTTTTAGTGCGTGCATCTCTCTGTGGGAACACAGGACCTCCAGCCACATGAGCAGGAAGCCCATCCCCAGCAGGCCGATGTACGTAAACTCTGAGATGACTGAGAGCCAGAGCACACCTGCAACCGAACGCAAACGCACACATAAACAAGATCCACCAGTTAGATTTAACAGTGGGAGTGTATTCCGCTCACCTTGTGTTTCCCCCGGAGTCAACTCTATGAAGCTGCGACATTTCTCCCCTGAAAACCGAATGCAAAGATTTAAGGAGAACTTCAGAGGACGAGCTTCAATAACAAGCAGAAAAGTTGGTCTTGTTCTCACCATCACTGTGTTTCTCACAGCTTTCCCAGAAGCCCGTGTGGAAATATCTAAAAGCAAACTTGTCTTCCCCCGTCTCCCAGATGTAGTGCACTGCGTTGGCCAGCTGCCTCTGCCTGATCCTGGCCAGCTCGTCTCTCCTGGCTGGAGACAGCGTGCGATTGAAGGGGTTCTGAGTGGGACTCTCTGGAATCGAGCACAAGAAAACAGCCATGAGAAAAGCATTCTTCACTTTTACATCTGAATAAGTTATTTATATTTCCAAAACCTGTAGGAGGAAACCcgcattaaaacaaacacaggacCATCCGCCTTCTTGTCGGACATGTATCGACAGGTTCATGACGATACACCAAATGTATGCAAATGAAGGTAGCACTTTCTCAACAAGTACGCAGAGCATGCAGGTCTGCAGTGACTGCGGCCAACCTCAGAGCGGATTAAACATGACTTTTAAGGAAATAGAGGCCAGAGAGCAGACAGAGTCCCCTCTCAGAGCAGGAGCCAGCCTCACACCCCACAGATTAATACTAAGCCGTAATTAAGTCTGCTGGGGTAAAACGAGATTAAAAAGCATCAAAATCAAGGACAATCACTTTCGAACAGTGGTGGGAGTCACTTTATCCACTCAGATTACGTCCAGGTGTTTGTTACGCAGTGAAGGTCAGCAATTGTGTAATCAGATCCAACAGTCAAGGCCAAAATTTTGGAGACCTTGAGTCAGAGAGCGTCAGTATAAATCAATACACAATTTGATATGTTGCTtcaaacaacacagaatcaGTGGTCTTGTGCTCCGTAATGAAAACAGTCACTACACTGGTAAATCCTTAAAAGCCTTTCAGGATAAAACAGATATAATATTGTATTTGTAGCAGATGTGGGACCTTGTTAAAGGTTTCACAGGTTAAGCAAAGTTCTGTAAATTTGTCAGATTATGGGTGTGCTCATTAAGTTTAACCCTGTGACCCTTTTTGTTCCGGTGTTGTTGCATAATTATCTCTGATGCCAACAAAACATTGTGTCTGCTGGTGAAAGAGACGCGTTGATGTTAACGGCAGACAGTGACCTGCCCTGAAACATGTCAGAACACGGACTGAGATTACTCATCCGGGAAGTTTCTCCACTTTATGGCCGTTATTATCCGTTCCGTCTTTTCAACAgctcctgttttctgtcccaGAGAGAATCACAGTgctttcacttaaaaaaaaaaaaaaaaaaaaaagtctatgcATTTTTGGACAGCTTGTGTGAATTAAAGCTTTACTCTTTCTTTGCAATACAAAATACTTGTTGCCACATTTCAAGATGAGATTTTGCACGAAAACAACAGAAGCTCTATGCACCAAAATATACAGTCATAATCTGCTGACGACATAATTTCAGAAACAGGATATAGTGTCTATATTACTTCCTACTAATAGAAAAATATGATGTGAAAAAAGTATGAAACGGATGGAGCATTATGTACAGTGAATGTCTGCATCCACCCGAGATTGTCACCATAATCGTTCTTCtactgtttgaaataaatgttgTAAATACATAATCAGCACAATTATTGTCTTACTGACCTTCGAATGACCCTTATTCTATTTTAGTGTTTCTATAATGGAACAGagaatttaatttcttttatgCGTTTCCATGCCAGCCAATATTTAGTTTC includes:
- the rcvrn2 gene encoding recoverin 2 encodes the protein MGNTSSAISKEILEDLKLSTKFTETEISQWYENFQKQCPTGRITPEEFEQIYTRFFPDSDATSYARHVFRSFDTNDDGTLDFKEYIIALHMTSTGKTTRKLEWAFSLFDVDKNGYISKAEVTEICQAIFKLIPKEDQCKLAEDENTPEKRANKLWSYFEKRDNERLAEGEFIKGVIENENAMRLIHYDPVKQ
- the LOC115396891 gene encoding germ cell-specific gene 1-like protein, which produces MRPYLAWFLSYVRLWSPPDFPPLLSPRPPASLPTGAAMLEGMSRRSRSLLSLTLTTLALALSILALCTSYWCEGTHKVVKPLCLSPVKMKNCGQNNSEPYTTESPTQNPFNRTLSPARRDELARIRQRQLANAVHYIWETGEDKFAFRYFHTGFWESCEKHSDGEKCRSFIELTPGETQGVLWLSVISEFTYIGLLGMGFLLMWLEVLCSHREMHALKINAYAAICTVLSGLLGMVAHMMYTTVFQMTVIVGPKDWRPQSWDYGWSFALAWVSFSCCMGAAVVTLNSYTKTIIELRRRQRLRLEEARAATRAPAYDEVVPGGGLYSVSGLLQCPDGMIDVAWAPNGGVVGVGNGDVPTLVLVGGCGPDGCEDCEREMDEMDEAMDRADSPC